Proteins encoded within one genomic window of Couchioplanes caeruleus:
- a CDS encoding TetR/AcrR family transcriptional regulator produces MAIVEAAIEVLRGRGSAALMPEIARRAGVALATLYRHFPDRHALTAAVIGHQLHQLEEAAAASTDRPATFRPLLRTVLHWLIEMRALIALAEGLDAGTVRRYQQRMIKAFTKPLRLAQDHGYVRRDLVPGDLLLLFAMVQSVATTGDDTAAARAAADRSIDLMLDGVFRETHPPHEDTLPAAP; encoded by the coding sequence ATGGCCATCGTCGAGGCCGCGATCGAAGTGTTACGGGGTCGCGGATCCGCCGCCCTCATGCCGGAGATCGCCCGCCGGGCGGGCGTCGCCCTGGCCACCCTCTACCGCCACTTCCCCGACCGGCACGCGCTGACCGCCGCCGTCATCGGCCACCAGCTCCATCAGCTCGAGGAGGCCGCCGCGGCGAGCACCGACCGTCCCGCCACGTTCCGGCCGCTGTTGCGCACGGTTCTGCACTGGCTGATCGAGATGCGCGCCCTGATCGCCCTCGCCGAGGGGCTCGATGCCGGCACCGTCCGGCGTTACCAGCAGCGGATGATCAAGGCCTTCACCAAGCCTCTGCGGCTCGCCCAGGACCATGGGTACGTACGCCGGGATCTCGTGCCCGGCGATCTGCTCCTGCTCTTCGCGATGGTGCAGAGCGTGGCCACCACCGGCGACGACACGGCGGCAGCCCGCGCGGCCGCGGACCGCTCGATCGACCTGATGCTCGACGGTGTCTTCCGCGAGACCCATCCCCCGCACGAGGACACCCTCCCGGCCGCGCCGTAG
- a CDS encoding DivIVA domain-containing protein: MPLTPADVHNMAFKKPPIGKRGYDEEEVDAFLDEVEQELIRLLEENGALQDQVQRGGASGAAATTMVLPSEFADVAAKLERMQEARARAEQNARSLQTQLEQARTAAPAVPASAGDDERHARVLMMAQRTADDHLIDARQEAEALLAAARDQAAQLTGEAQLRAGTIEGDARRNHSDAMNSLGVKREALLDEIDRLAHLAQSYQVALQNHLMHQMEELDSEPKLPPDHALG; this comes from the coding sequence ATGCCGCTGACTCCGGCCGACGTCCACAACATGGCCTTCAAGAAACCACCCATCGGAAAGCGGGGGTACGACGAGGAAGAGGTCGACGCCTTCCTCGACGAGGTGGAGCAGGAGCTCATCCGGCTGCTGGAGGAGAACGGGGCGCTGCAGGACCAGGTCCAGCGCGGCGGCGCATCCGGCGCTGCCGCCACGACGATGGTGCTGCCCTCCGAGTTCGCCGACGTCGCGGCGAAGCTGGAGCGGATGCAGGAGGCACGCGCCCGGGCGGAGCAGAACGCCCGCAGCCTGCAGACGCAGTTGGAGCAGGCCCGCACCGCGGCGCCGGCCGTGCCCGCGTCCGCCGGCGACGACGAGCGCCACGCCCGGGTCCTGATGATGGCCCAGCGCACCGCCGACGATCACCTGATCGACGCGCGGCAGGAGGCCGAGGCGCTGCTCGCCGCCGCCCGCGACCAGGCCGCCCAGCTCACCGGGGAGGCCCAGTTGCGGGCCGGCACGATCGAGGGCGACGCCCGCCGCAATCATTCCGACGCGATGAACAGCCTGGGCGTCAAGCGGGAGGCGCTGCTCGACGAGATCGACCGGCTGGCCCACCTCGCGCAGAGCTACCAGGTCGCGCTGCAGAACCACCTGATGCACCAGATGGAGGAGCTCGACAGCGAGCCGAAGCTGCCGCCGGACCACGCCCTGGGCTGA